Proteins from one Clostridium cellulovorans 743B genomic window:
- a CDS encoding PadR family transcriptional regulator, translating into MAREQFQNLTEPMYYILMALLKERCGVDIMEAVAEISKGRVTVGPGTLYALLGKFEKENIIRETEVQGRKRSYIITDKGKGILQEEYKRLITLVNDGVIYMEEEL; encoded by the coding sequence ATGGCAAGGGAACAATTTCAGAATTTGACGGAGCCTATGTACTATATATTAATGGCTTTATTAAAAGAGCGATGTGGAGTAGATATTATGGAAGCTGTAGCGGAAATATCAAAGGGAAGGGTTACTGTTGGACCTGGGACTTTATATGCTCTTCTTGGAAAATTTGAAAAAGAAAATATTATCAGAGAAACAGAAGTTCAAGGAAGAAAAAGAAGTTACATAATTACGGATAAAGGAAAAGGAATACTTCAAGAGGAGTATAAGAGATTAATTACCTTAGTAAATGATGGAGTGATATATATGGAGGAAGAGTTATGA
- a CDS encoding DUF2812 domain-containing protein: protein MISKNKKRTYFYYMPYECNAVEEYLESMAEKGWLLESTKGALFKFKRIEPQKLKFSVDIFNKVSVFDHKDTDVALEYREYCEAAGWKYICQSNKVQFFYTEEEKEVVSIHTDEKEKYKLLFKCSLPNVLLQLFITMVFAMNLYIQLFLNASEFLLTNNMMLSSSVIMFFMIVTNIGRIIEFIFWVIKSKVRLKRNLVLECGGYK, encoded by the coding sequence ATGATTAGTAAAAATAAAAAGAGGACTTATTTTTATTATATGCCTTATGAATGTAATGCTGTAGAGGAATATCTTGAGAGTATGGCTGAAAAGGGTTGGTTATTAGAATCAACGAAAGGAGCATTATTTAAATTTAAACGAATTGAACCACAAAAATTAAAATTTTCAGTTGATATATTTAATAAAGTATCTGTGTTTGACCATAAAGACACTGATGTTGCTTTAGAATACAGAGAATATTGTGAAGCAGCAGGGTGGAAATATATATGCCAATCAAATAAAGTTCAATTTTTTTATACAGAAGAAGAAAAAGAAGTTGTATCTATCCATACCGATGAGAAAGAAAAATATAAGTTACTTTTTAAATGTTCATTACCAAATGTACTTTTGCAGTTATTTATAACTATGGTATTTGCAATGAATTTATATATACAACTATTTTTAAACGCTAGTGAGTTTCTATTGACTAATAATATGATGTTAAGTTCTTCAGTGATAATGTTTTTTATGATTGTTACAAATATAGGTAGAATAATTGAATTTATTTTTTGGGTGATAAAAAGTAAAGTGAGGTTAAAACGTAATTTAGTTTTAGAATGCGGTGGTTACAAATAA
- a CDS encoding iron-containing alcohol dehydrogenase, whose amino-acid sequence MNRFTLPRDLYFGKGSMEQLKNLKGKKAVIVVGGGSMKKFGFLDKAIGYLQEAGIETRLIEGVEPDPSVETVFKGAEAMREFEPDWIISIGGGSPIDAAKAMWVFYEHPELTFDDIKDPFTIPELRNKAKFVAIPSTSGTATEVTAFSVITDYKTEIKYPLADFNITPDIAIVDSELAETMPKTLTAHTGMDALTHAIEAYVAGLHSDFSDPLAIKAIEMIYDELLKSYNEDKDAREKMHYAQCLAGMAFSNALLGITHSMAHKTGAVFHIPHGCANAIYLPYVIEFNKKVAAERYADIAKRIGLKGETTDELVDALVKSIRDLNVKMDIPLTLKDYGIDEALFKEKVALISERAIGDACTGSNPRTITVTEMEKLFNCTYYGIKVDF is encoded by the coding sequence GTGAATAGATTTACGTTACCTAGAGACTTATATTTTGGAAAAGGTTCTATGGAACAATTAAAGAACCTAAAGGGTAAAAAAGCTGTTATAGTTGTTGGTGGAGGATCCATGAAGAAATTTGGATTTTTAGACAAGGCTATAGGCTATCTTCAAGAAGCTGGTATTGAAACAAGATTGATTGAAGGTGTAGAACCAGATCCGTCCGTGGAAACAGTATTCAAGGGTGCTGAAGCAATGAGAGAATTTGAACCAGATTGGATAATATCAATAGGGGGAGGTTCTCCGATAGATGCAGCAAAAGCTATGTGGGTATTCTATGAACATCCAGAGCTCACTTTTGATGACATAAAGGACCCATTTACTATTCCAGAACTAAGAAATAAGGCAAAATTTGTAGCTATACCATCTACATCAGGAACAGCTACAGAAGTAACTGCTTTTTCAGTTATAACTGATTATAAGACAGAAATAAAATATCCTTTAGCAGATTTTAATATAACTCCAGATATAGCTATAGTAGATTCAGAACTTGCTGAGACGATGCCAAAAACATTGACAGCTCATACTGGAATGGATGCATTAACTCATGCAATTGAAGCTTATGTCGCTGGTTTACATTCTGATTTCTCAGATCCATTAGCTATTAAAGCAATAGAAATGATTTATGATGAATTGCTTAAATCATATAATGAAGATAAAGATGCAAGAGAAAAAATGCATTATGCCCAATGTTTAGCTGGTATGGCATTTTCTAATGCATTATTAGGTATTACACATTCTATGGCACATAAAACAGGTGCGGTATTTCACATTCCACATGGCTGTGCAAATGCAATATACCTACCATATGTAATAGAATTTAATAAAAAAGTAGCAGCAGAAAGATATGCAGATATAGCTAAGAGAATAGGATTGAAGGGTGAAACTACCGATGAATTAGTAGATGCTTTAGTTAAATCTATAAGAGATTTAAATGTAAAAATGGACATACCTCTAACTCTTAAAGATTATGGTATTGATGAAGCTTTATTTAAAGAAAAAGTTGCATTAATATCTGAAAGAGCTATTGGTGATGCTTGTACAGGATCTAACCCAAGAACTATAACAGTAACAGAAATGGAAAAACTATTTAACTGTACATATTATGGAATCAAGGTAGATTTTTAA
- a CDS encoding class I SAM-dependent methyltransferase, with protein sequence MGETIWNNALEYLKKSRSAWWNEDYMRFLVERVWKITEPVSIIDFGCGIGFLGKSLLPMLPVGSTYTGIDIGDKLLEEAKRDFQNTNYQVEFICSDLIKFVAKEKYDIAICQTVLQHIPDPLSILEKMKSAVKDGGLVIGIEISRNAASGAFYVDGFEYDKLNLLGIEQKIRCNSFDTLKKDFEIGVKLPIYMQKIGLNKVQARMNDFVQFVNPYDDDYCEQLEALMYAQYDDKMTEEMRQQFIEAMINRGLSREEAIKMFEGQKAIRDYLQENKKSISAVNSHCMFISSGIV encoded by the coding sequence ATGGGAGAAACAATATGGAATAATGCATTAGAATATCTTAAAAAGTCACGATCAGCTTGGTGGAATGAAGACTACATGCGATTTTTAGTTGAGCGAGTTTGGAAGATAACTGAACCTGTATCAATTATAGACTTTGGATGTGGAATAGGTTTTTTAGGGAAAAGTTTATTACCGATGTTGCCTGTTGGGAGTACGTACACTGGTATTGATATTGGTGATAAGTTATTAGAAGAAGCGAAAAGAGATTTTCAAAATACAAATTATCAGGTGGAATTTATTTGTTCTGATTTAATAAAATTTGTAGCAAAAGAAAAATATGATATTGCAATATGTCAAACAGTGCTACAACATATTCCCGATCCTTTATCAATACTTGAGAAAATGAAAAGTGCTGTTAAGGATGGGGGCCTTGTAATCGGAATTGAAATAAGTAGAAATGCTGCCAGTGGTGCTTTTTATGTAGATGGATTTGAATACGACAAACTCAACTTACTTGGAATTGAACAAAAAATTAGATGCAATTCCTTTGACACACTAAAAAAAGACTTTGAGATAGGAGTGAAATTGCCTATTTATATGCAAAAAATAGGACTAAACAAAGTGCAAGCTCGAATGAATGACTTTGTTCAGTTTGTTAATCCCTATGATGATGACTACTGTGAGCAACTAGAAGCATTAATGTATGCACAATATGATGACAAAATGACAGAAGAGATGCGTCAGCAATTTATTGAGGCAATGATAAACAGAGGCCTTTCAAGAGAAGAAGCTATAAAAATGTTTGAAGGACAAAAGGCTATTCGTGATTACTTGCAGGAAAATAAGAAATCAATTTCAGCTGTTAATAGTCATTGCATGTTTATTTCTAGTGGCATTGTTTAA
- a CDS encoding GNAT family N-acetyltransferase: MNLVTVFNEMKCIETDNLILREITLNDVDDIFNIFSDKDVMKFYDVFPHNSKEESISLINKFIAGFKNKKMIRWGICLKNSSEIIGTCGFHSISTNNLKVEIGYELRKSEWNKRYMSEAINGLIKFAFEVFEVNRIEAFVEKENISSHGLLVKCGFQKEGVLREYEVCRGQLIDLIIFSMLNKDYRNKK; this comes from the coding sequence ATGAATTTAGTTACTGTTTTCAATGAAATGAAATGTATTGAAACTGATAATTTAATTCTTAGAGAAATAACATTAAATGATGTTGATGATATTTTTAATATATTTTCAGATAAGGATGTTATGAAATTTTATGATGTGTTCCCTCATAATTCAAAAGAAGAATCAATAAGCTTAATTAATAAATTTATTGCTGGTTTTAAAAACAAGAAAATGATAAGATGGGGAATTTGCTTAAAAAATTCAAGTGAAATTATTGGTACATGTGGATTTCATAGTATTTCTACAAATAACTTAAAAGTAGAAATTGGATATGAATTGAGAAAAAGTGAATGGAATAAAAGATATATGAGTGAAGCTATTAATGGCTTAATAAAATTTGCTTTTGAAGTTTTTGAAGTAAATAGAATAGAAGCTTTTGTTGAAAAAGAAAATATTTCTTCTCACGGCTTATTAGTGAAATGTGGTTTTCAAAAAGAAGGAGTTTTAAGAGAGTATGAAGTATGTAGAGGTCAACTAATAGATTTGATAATATTTAGCATGCTGAATAAAGATTACAGGAATAAAAAATAA
- a CDS encoding type III toxin-antitoxin system ToxN/AbiQ family toxin has protein sequence MCVSIYTVNTDYIEFLRSVDSRVLENEKNFGNLRKYVGVLFKINNYDYFVPLSSPKPSDYVYMDGFKTIRHSVVPIYRIIETSEDKINFLGKLKFSSMIPAPPSQLTLLDITSLTEDYKTLIFNQIRHIRKKLTVLQNRHAKVIYNQKKANYANINYLNDTVDFKKLEQAMELFIKKDIITDKKLSLTETAAASADMNENNGQSSQSFNPQD, from the coding sequence ATGTGTGTTTCTATTTATACTGTGAATACCGACTATATTGAATTTTTGAGATCCGTAGATTCTAGAGTATTAGAAAACGAAAAAAACTTTGGGAATCTTCGAAAATATGTAGGAGTATTATTTAAAATAAATAATTACGATTATTTTGTACCTTTAAGTTCTCCCAAACCTAGCGACTATGTTTATATGGATGGATTTAAAACTATCAGACATTCTGTTGTTCCTATATATAGAATAATAGAGACTTCAGAAGATAAGATTAACTTTTTAGGAAAACTGAAATTCTCTAGCATGATTCCAGCACCGCCGTCTCAGCTAACACTTTTAGATATAACTTCCCTAACTGAAGATTATAAAACTTTGATCTTCAACCAAATAAGGCACATAAGAAAAAAACTCACTGTACTCCAAAATAGACATGCTAAGGTTATTTATAATCAAAAGAAAGCTAATTATGCAAATATAAACTATTTAAATGATACCGTTGACTTCAAAAAACTTGAACAAGCCATGGAGTTATTTATAAAAAAAGATATTATCACTGACAAAAAATTATCATTAACAGAAACTGCCGCTGCATCTGCTGATATGAATGAAAATAATGGACAATCATCACAATCCTTTAATCCACAAGACTAG
- a CDS encoding [Fe-Fe] hydrogenase large subunit C-terminal domain-containing protein — MKAMHSELFRELIYAYHNDTFEERVSELLKDPNIHKEALAKTISHLCGVDIDYTDNFSEALKSAIITYEANNRVVNKIQDCPTDCPDPSGRTHCQESCPFDAIIWDSEKSTTVIDNDACTGCGFCVEACPSGSLLDRTEFIPLLELFKNKEPVIAAVAPAIAGQFGDATLDQLRTSFKKLGFIDMFEVAFFADMLTLLEAVEFDHLVHDKDDLMITSCCCPMWVGMIKQIYGDLAKHVSPSVSPMIAAGRVLKRLNPKVKVVFIGPCIAKKAEVKQPDLIGDIDFVLTFAEVQEIFDTFEITPSELDPTPTTEYAAREGRLYARTGGVSLSVYEAVNRIFPEKSELFNAVQANGVVECKNILAKVKNGELKSNFLEGMGCVGGCVGGPKAILPKEEGRIKVDETAEAAKVKIALDNETMKSILAKIGINSVDDFKDHEKAKIFQREF, encoded by the coding sequence ATGAAAGCGATGCACAGCGAATTATTCCGCGAACTTATATATGCTTACCACAATGATACTTTTGAAGAAAGAGTAAGTGAACTATTAAAAGACCCAAATATACATAAGGAAGCTTTAGCTAAAACTATATCACACCTTTGCGGAGTGGATATAGATTATACTGATAATTTTTCCGAAGCTCTAAAATCAGCAATAATAACCTATGAAGCTAACAATAGAGTAGTCAATAAAATCCAAGATTGTCCTACAGATTGCCCTGATCCTTCAGGAAGAACTCACTGTCAAGAATCTTGTCCTTTTGACGCTATAATTTGGGACTCAGAAAAAAGCACAACCGTTATAGATAATGATGCCTGCACTGGTTGTGGTTTTTGCGTAGAAGCGTGTCCTAGTGGTTCTCTTTTAGATAGAACTGAATTTATACCTCTTTTAGAATTATTCAAAAACAAAGAACCTGTTATTGCAGCAGTCGCACCTGCAATAGCTGGGCAATTTGGTGATGCTACACTGGATCAATTAAGAACATCATTTAAAAAATTAGGATTTATAGATATGTTTGAAGTAGCTTTTTTTGCTGATATGCTTACATTGCTAGAAGCTGTAGAATTTGATCATTTGGTTCATGATAAAGATGATTTGATGATAACTTCTTGTTGCTGCCCAATGTGGGTGGGAATGATAAAACAAATTTATGGTGACCTTGCTAAGCATGTTTCACCATCAGTTTCTCCTATGATAGCAGCAGGTAGAGTTCTTAAAAGGTTGAATCCAAAAGTTAAAGTTGTATTTATAGGTCCATGCATAGCTAAAAAAGCAGAAGTAAAGCAACCAGATTTAATAGGTGATATTGATTTTGTATTAACCTTTGCTGAAGTGCAAGAAATTTTTGATACCTTCGAGATAACTCCTTCTGAATTAGATCCTACTCCAACAACAGAATATGCAGCTAGGGAAGGAAGGCTATATGCAAGAACTGGTGGTGTTTCATTATCGGTATATGAAGCGGTAAATAGGATTTTTCCAGAGAAGTCTGAATTATTTAACGCTGTTCAGGCTAACGGAGTTGTTGAATGCAAAAATATTTTAGCGAAAGTTAAAAATGGAGAATTAAAATCAAACTTTCTAGAAGGTATGGGGTGTGTCGGTGGTTGTGTTGGCGGACCTAAAGCTATATTACCAAAAGAAGAAGGTAGAATTAAAGTTGATGAAACAGCCGAAGCTGCAAAAGTAAAAATTGCTTTAGACAATGAAACTATGAAATCTATATTAGCGAAAATAGGTATAAATTCTGTTGACGATTTTAAAGATCATGAAAAAGCTAAAATATTTCAACGTGAATTTTAA
- a CDS encoding peptidoglycan-binding protein, whose product MGAKKIFKKSILSVFLVNIMIISLFTQVAFAAITWPTLQHGSSGVNVYALQYLLNNQSAGITVDGTFGPGTTTAVKNFQTSKGLTSDGIVGQNTWSKLCVTTQQGSNNNAVKAVQYLLKNKYSLSLTVDGIFGSGTYSAVVAFQKAKGLTQNGIVDLNTWNYLIGSSSQVISATTPTTPPSTTSDINNIWDSYTRDRIKKLQPKIQNDVVAFIIDAQNQGIKVRITDGFRSYAEQDALYAQGRTTSGSIVTNAKAGQSWHNFGLAIDVVEIVNGAAQYTDASYAKIAVIGKQHGFVWGGDWTSFKDKPHFEKTYSYTLSQLDARVKAGYVNSSGLVTLP is encoded by the coding sequence ATGGGAGCAAAGAAGATATTTAAAAAGTCTATTCTTTCGGTATTTCTAGTGAATATAATGATTATTTCATTATTTACACAAGTTGCTTTTGCAGCAATTACTTGGCCTACACTTCAACATGGTAGCAGTGGTGTTAATGTATATGCCTTGCAATACCTTCTAAACAATCAGTCAGCAGGAATTACTGTTGATGGAACTTTTGGTCCAGGAACAACAACAGCAGTTAAAAATTTTCAAACTTCAAAGGGATTAACTTCTGATGGAATAGTTGGTCAAAATACTTGGTCAAAATTATGTGTAACAACTCAACAAGGAAGCAATAATAATGCAGTTAAGGCTGTTCAATATTTATTAAAGAATAAATATAGCTTATCATTAACTGTAGATGGAATTTTTGGTAGTGGTACATATAGTGCAGTAGTTGCGTTCCAAAAAGCTAAAGGGTTAACACAAAACGGTATTGTTGATTTAAATACTTGGAACTATTTAATAGGATCTAGTAGCCAAGTGATTTCAGCAACAACACCAACGACACCGCCATCAACAACATCAGATATAAATAATATATGGGATTCTTATACAAGAGATAGAATTAAAAAATTACAACCTAAAATTCAAAATGATGTTGTGGCATTCATCATAGATGCTCAAAATCAAGGAATAAAGGTTAGAATTACTGATGGTTTCCGTTCATATGCTGAACAAGATGCTTTATATGCACAAGGAAGAACTACTTCTGGTTCTATTGTCACTAATGCTAAGGCTGGACAAAGTTGGCATAATTTTGGACTAGCTATAGATGTAGTTGAAATCGTCAATGGTGCAGCACAATATACAGACGCTAGTTATGCAAAAATTGCAGTGATTGGAAAGCAACATGGTTTTGTATGGGGTGGAGATTGGACAAGCTTCAAGGATAAGCCACATTTTGAAAAGACTTATAGCTACACATTATCTCAACTAGATGCTAGAGTTAAAGCTGGCTATGTTAACAGCAGTGGATTAGTAACTTTACCATAA
- a CDS encoding HAD family hydrolase, translating to MLSKMEGAIFDLDGTLVDSMWVWQKIDEDYLSARGIKMPKDLKSNIEYLSFEDTAKYFKANFNIEDSVETIMNEWNQMAYREYLENVPMKPNALKFLNTLKSCGVKIALATSNCYLLLETVLKKHGVYDLFDVIVTTEEAKKSKAFPDVFLLAAEKLKLAPENCVVFEDILPAIISAKSVGMKVVAIEEASTIATQDKIVQASDMYIGDYSELLLKLENVS from the coding sequence ATGCTTTCAAAAATGGAAGGTGCTATATTTGATTTAGATGGTACTCTTGTTGACTCTATGTGGGTATGGCAAAAAATTGATGAAGATTATTTATCTGCACGTGGCATCAAAATGCCAAAAGATTTAAAATCTAATATAGAATATTTAAGTTTTGAAGATACTGCAAAATACTTCAAAGCAAATTTTAATATCGAAGACAGTGTAGAAACTATTATGAATGAATGGAACCAAATGGCATATAGAGAATATTTAGAAAATGTTCCAATGAAACCAAATGCATTGAAATTCCTTAATACCCTTAAATCTTGTGGGGTGAAGATCGCCCTCGCTACTAGTAACTGTTACTTACTTCTTGAGACTGTACTGAAAAAGCACGGAGTTTATGATTTATTTGATGTAATAGTAACTACTGAAGAAGCAAAAAAAAGCAAAGCATTTCCAGATGTATTTTTGCTCGCAGCAGAAAAATTAAAACTAGCCCCAGAAAATTGTGTTGTTTTTGAAGATATTTTACCTGCAATAATCAGTGCAAAATCTGTTGGAATGAAAGTAGTAGCTATAGAAGAAGCTTCAACCATAGCTACCCAAGATAAAATCGTACAAGCTTCTGATATGTATATAGGAGACTATTCTGAACTACTTTTAAAATTAGAAAATGTCTCTTAA
- a CDS encoding phosphotransferase family protein, whose product MDNKKEKYLTYIKKRFPKIKIDSINYNFQDGLNNDIVIINNSKVFRFAKNQDIIDSLEHEIKIINIAKEYVDMPLPDLEYIEPGIAKSNFFHGTPIFRNELLMLDDEQQNNLAKQIGCFLKQLHSIPMEIIKENEIKAFPGNGVREDFISQFHIIEEKLFPMMKSYTREHITQIYKPLIENELFLLYEPALIHGDLAPFHFFYSKEQNKINGVIDFGSSGYGDPAHDLGVILDNFGEGFIKKMSMHYPEINSFIDRSRFYATISSLWWALRGFESNDLSWHLLHLHTARDIMPIGLK is encoded by the coding sequence ATGGACAATAAGAAAGAAAAATATCTAACTTACATAAAGAAAAGATTCCCTAAGATAAAAATAGACAGTATAAACTATAATTTTCAAGACGGATTAAATAATGATATAGTTATCATTAATAATTCTAAAGTTTTTCGTTTTGCTAAAAATCAGGACATTATTGATTCCTTAGAGCATGAAATTAAAATAATAAATATTGCTAAAGAATATGTGGACATGCCTTTACCTGACCTTGAATATATTGAGCCAGGTATTGCAAAATCTAATTTTTTTCACGGAACTCCTATTTTTAGAAATGAACTATTGATGTTAGACGATGAACAACAAAATAACCTTGCAAAACAGATAGGATGTTTTCTAAAGCAGTTACATTCAATACCTATGGAAATAATAAAGGAAAATGAGATAAAAGCCTTTCCTGGCAATGGAGTAAGAGAGGATTTTATTTCACAATTTCACATAATTGAAGAAAAATTATTTCCAATGATGAAGAGTTATACGAGGGAACATATTACTCAAATCTACAAACCATTGATAGAAAATGAATTATTTCTCTTATATGAACCAGCATTGATACATGGTGACCTAGCTCCATTCCATTTCTTTTACTCAAAAGAGCAAAATAAAATAAATGGAGTAATAGACTTTGGGTCATCTGGCTATGGTGATCCAGCTCATGATTTAGGTGTTATACTTGATAATTTTGGTGAAGGATTTATTAAAAAAATGAGCATGCATTATCCTGAAATAAATTCTTTTATAGATAGATCACGATTTTATGCAACAATTTCTAGCCTATGGTGGGCCTTGAGAGGATTCGAAAGTAATGATCTATCATGGCATTTATTACATCTTCATACAGCAAGAGATATAATGCCTATTGGATTAAAGTAA
- a CDS encoding pyridoxal phosphate-dependent aminotransferase produces the protein MKISKRIEKMNFSSIRKLTPLADEARRKGIKIYPLNIGQPDIVTPDTFFQGVNNYKEKIVKYSNSEGITELRETFSKNFRKWNMDILPDEILITAGGSEAVIFTILSICDPGDEVIVPEPYYSNYDSFVKMADSSIVPVHTSIEDGFHLPSKEEIVSKITSKTKAILFSNPSNPTGTVYTEAEIKMLGEIAEEYDLYIISDEVYREFTFENTSFISPIKFENLRKRTIIIDSISKHYSACGARIGLVATKNEDLKMQMLKLCQARLCASTIEQYAASNLINTLESYIEKVKAIYKSRRDVMYEGLCNIEGVTCFKPEGSFYIFVKLPIDDGEKFSRWLLTDFNHDGETVMVAPGKGFYQSEGRGINEIRLSYCIDEKEIKRAIEILNIAIKEYNKLNVKY, from the coding sequence ATGAAGATATCAAAGCGTATAGAAAAGATGAATTTCTCATCAATAAGAAAGCTCACTCCATTAGCAGATGAGGCTAGAAGAAAAGGAATAAAGATATATCCTTTAAACATAGGACAACCGGATATTGTGACACCAGATACATTTTTTCAAGGTGTAAACAACTACAAAGAGAAAATTGTTAAGTATTCTAATTCAGAAGGGATCACAGAGCTTAGAGAGACCTTTAGCAAAAACTTCAGGAAGTGGAATATGGATATACTGCCAGATGAAATTTTAATAACAGCTGGAGGTAGTGAAGCTGTTATTTTTACAATACTTTCTATTTGTGATCCAGGTGATGAGGTTATTGTTCCAGAACCATATTATTCAAACTACGATAGTTTTGTGAAAATGGCTGATTCTTCAATTGTGCCTGTGCATACAAGTATAGAAGATGGATTCCATTTACCTTCGAAAGAAGAGATAGTAAGTAAGATTACAAGTAAAACCAAGGCTATATTATTTTCAAATCCATCTAATCCCACAGGTACCGTATATACAGAAGCAGAAATTAAGATGCTTGGAGAAATTGCAGAAGAATACGACCTATATATAATTTCTGACGAGGTTTACAGAGAATTTACTTTTGAGAATACAAGCTTTATTTCTCCTATAAAGTTTGAAAATTTGAGGAAAAGAACTATAATCATAGATAGTATATCAAAACATTATAGTGCATGCGGTGCAAGAATAGGGTTAGTAGCAACAAAAAATGAGGATCTTAAAATGCAGATGCTAAAATTATGTCAAGCAAGACTTTGTGCATCAACTATTGAGCAATACGCAGCTTCTAATCTTATAAACACCTTAGAGAGCTATATTGAGAAGGTTAAAGCTATTTATAAGAGTAGAAGAGATGTAATGTATGAAGGTTTATGTAATATAGAAGGAGTTACTTGTTTTAAACCAGAGGGTTCTTTCTACATTTTTGTAAAGTTGCCTATTGATGATGGTGAAAAATTCAGTAGATGGCTTTTAACAGATTTTAATCATGATGGGGAAACTGTAATGGTTGCACCGGGAAAAGGATTTTATCAGAGCGAAGGAAGAGGTATAAATGAAATTAGGCTTTCTTACTGCATTGATGAAAAAGAAATAAAGAGAGCTATTGAAATTTTAAATATAGCTATAAAAGAATATAATAAGCTAAATGTTAAATATTAA
- a CDS encoding phosphatase PAP2 family protein encodes MKKFASFLKKDALLLEKINASLRSPFMDWFMPKITYLGTFYASLIILCLILISTIEDKIPFSLTLVISMVLTSAVTQGVKRTVNRNRPYNVLLNLTVSKIGIDKYSFPSGHTSNAFALAVITFCFFPYIGVLALFLAILVALSRMYLGVHYPTDVAIGFIIGTLSSLIIYFCLIV; translated from the coding sequence ATGAAAAAGTTTGCTTCATTCTTAAAAAAAGATGCTTTACTATTAGAAAAAATCAACGCCTCTTTAAGGTCTCCCTTTATGGATTGGTTTATGCCTAAGATTACTTATCTTGGAACCTTTTATGCGTCACTGATAATTTTATGTCTAATTCTTATATCCACAATTGAAGACAAAATACCATTTTCCTTGACTCTAGTCATTTCTATGGTTCTTACATCTGCTGTAACCCAAGGAGTAAAAAGAACTGTAAACAGGAATAGACCTTATAATGTCTTATTAAATTTGACGGTATCAAAGATCGGAATAGATAAATATTCTTTTCCTTCTGGTCATACTTCTAACGCTTTTGCCTTAGCAGTAATAACTTTTTGTTTCTTTCCATATATTGGAGTATTAGCTTTATTTCTCGCAATATTAGTTGCTTTATCTAGAATGTATTTAGGTGTTCATTATCCTACAGATGTTGCCATAGGGTTCATAATAGGAACATTAAGTTCTTTAATAATTTATTTTTGCTTAATTGTATAA